Proteins from a genomic interval of Hydrogenophaga sp. PAMC20947:
- the narI gene encoding respiratory nitrate reductase subunit gamma, translating to MTYLNHLVFGVYPYIALAVFLLGSLMRFDRDQYTWKSDSSQLLRHGQLRWGSNLFHVGVLFLFFGHTFGMLTPHFVYEAFLTAGNKQLLAMISGGIFGLFGFVGVSLLLHRRLSDDRIRANSKTSDIVLLWLLWLQFALGLATVPLSGQHLDGSVMMILAEWAQRIVTFRGGAAELMLGMHPIFKAHMFLGMSIFFIFPFTRLVHVWSGFGTLAYVFRPYQVVRSRRLGMTPKAPLSQRDPAA from the coding sequence ATGACCTACCTCAACCACCTTGTTTTTGGCGTGTATCCCTACATCGCCCTGGCCGTGTTTCTGCTCGGCAGCCTGATGCGCTTCGACCGCGATCAGTACACCTGGAAGAGCGACTCCTCGCAGCTGCTGCGCCATGGGCAATTGCGCTGGGGCAGCAACCTGTTCCACGTTGGCGTCTTGTTTCTGTTCTTCGGTCACACCTTCGGCATGCTCACGCCGCATTTTGTGTACGAAGCCTTCCTGACGGCGGGCAACAAACAGCTGCTCGCCATGATCTCGGGCGGCATCTTTGGCCTGTTCGGGTTTGTGGGCGTGAGCTTGCTCTTGCACCGCCGCCTGAGCGATGACCGCATCCGCGCCAATTCCAAGACGAGCGACATCGTGTTGTTGTGGTTGTTGTGGTTGCAGTTTGCGCTGGGCCTGGCCACCGTGCCGCTGTCGGGTCAACACCTGGACGGCTCGGTGATGATGATTCTGGCCGAGTGGGCTCAACGCATCGTGACCTTCCGTGGCGGTGCGGCCGAGCTGATGCTGGGCATGCACCCCATCTTCAAGGCCCACATGTTCCTGGGCATGAGCATTTTCTTCATCTTCCCCTTCACCCGACTGGTGCACGTGTGGAGTGGCTTTGGCACGCTGGCCTATGTGTTCCGCCCTTATCAGGTGGTGCGCAGCCGCCGCTTGGGC